One Seriola aureovittata isolate HTS-2021-v1 ecotype China chromosome 3, ASM2101889v1, whole genome shotgun sequence genomic window, tatcatAGAGATTTGGTGATGACACATCGCTAAACATTGGACTTtggctgccatctagtggctgaTCATTTTCACACCCAAACTGATTTGAGTGTAATGGGTTAGTACTATTTTTGACCCTGTAAACACTGGGATGTTTACTTTCAGAGCCcagtaaaaatgtttaaaatcaagaaaaataaagtgatgcAAACAACAAAAGTGCTATCTCTCTATTAAAACGTTGAATATTTCACCACTCTTTaaatgagagaaataaataataaatgaaaaagtaaatgatttACACTCACCAGTTAGAAAAGGCTgatttactctctctctttctttcctcctccttttcttgcttttttagcttcagtttattttccgcttctttctgttttctgcactTATCTTTGAGTAGATGATCATGctcatgtttccatttttcaaaTACCTGTAATggttattaaattattaattaacttTCCTCATACACACAGAAAGGCTTGTTATATCTTTCAGAGTAATACACAATTGATCAGTGACATACCTGTTTAGCAGActgccttttttcttctttctcttcactcgctctctgctcttttctgaTCATATCTTCCTTTTCTTTGGATTTTGCTTTGAgactttctcctttcttttctttccaagcCTCATATGATGCAACAGCATCTTCCTTTTTAGCTTCTTCctcctgtttattttcagaaacATGGTGAGGATATATCTTTAACCAACACGTGTTTCTTGTAATCTTTAGACATGGTATGTTGTACTGTAATTCCTGTCTACAAAATGGATTATtcacccttttctttttttctttcaggatttcctctttcttcttcagtttcatgttctctcttgacttttcctttttctttttaagccATTCCTGGTAAGAGTGGACAAGGATTTTTGCTGACTGAGAATGCAGTGTAGATGCTAGAATTCTTTCTATTGACATAAATAATCAGTGTGCAAAACTTACACATATCTTTCTTGTGGAGAAGTCcaaaaaaactgtaactgtgATTTCTGCCCACCTGGACTCGCAAGACTGTTAAATGTtccctttaaatgttttattttagtatatCAGTAAGTACAATGTTGTGAACCCAAATTCTGTACCTGATACATGAGAGTAACGTAATGAAACCTGAGAATAATGTGATAAAATAGAAATTATAAAGGAAATTATAAAGGGGGTTTTTAACAGGATCTAGTCCTTGGATAGCAATCACAGTCTACTTGCAAATATCGACAGTATACTCTATATTTCCTATATACCTGTACTGTAAAGGTATAAGCTAAGGGAAACTGCACAAATTCTGTATTGTTCTTATGCATATAACAtagaacacagaaaaaacacgTCTTATTTTAGACTCTTACATGTGCGATCTTCTccatattgtttacattcaacatACTACTAGAAAAGAAAACACCGGCTTGTTATCACACTGACCTGGTAAATGGCAGCTCTGAGTGCATCTGCTGCTTGTGGCTGAGACTCTTGTAGTGACACCTTACGGTCCAGAACTTTGAGAGTTCCCAAATACCTTGATTCCACGTTTCTGGAGCATGCACTCTGAGATCTATGGGTGGTCTTTGAGTGAGAACTTGAAGtcctaattcaaataaaataaaatgatggtgATTCAAGTTATTATCCTGTTTTATCCACGATCTGTGCTGCTACTGGTCTAGTTTGGAGAGAATTACCTACCTGGTGTCAAATGACTTTTCCTGCGTGTGAGAGAGTTGAGCAACAGAACGATCTGAGTGATCTCCTGAGCCTTCctgaaagaaaacaattaaCAGATTTTatgaaactaaaaataataCGAACAAGAGGCAGAGTATATCTTATATTAGGCTAACCAAAAGGTCAAAGGATAGCATGAAGAATGTCTTACATGAAATTCTTCAAATGATGTAGAGTACTTTCTCCCATGCTCTTTGCTGTCATCGGAAATAAAGTCATCTGAAATGAGAAATCAAATATCAAGAGGATTAATTGGTTGAATATACAATTAAAAAGAATAATGTTATTGTGCTGAACATGCCAATTATTACCTCTGGATCCAGAATCAACTGTGGACTTGGTGAAAGGCTGTGACTGGTCACTCCTATATGTAGAGGATTTGCTGAGGCTATATGAAACTGCGTGATCCCCGTCTGTCCACtacaatcaaacaacataacaaATGTGCACTTATAGGAAAACCattctgaaatataaaatgcagAATAACCAAGCAATGACACACACTTGTGGACTGCAGCTCCTCATGGCGGTGTTGCTGGATGTGTCAATGGAGAAGGGAATGGATGCAGAGGAAGTCTGGGGCCTGCTGAGATCCTGAGACTCAGTATCTTCACCCGGCTTCTCTGCAGCGTGAAGGTTCAATCCCAGAGTCCGTTGTCTTGGTTTGGGTCTGGGTGGCTCCCTCTCGGTAGCACTGTCTGAATAATAACATAATTTGTGGAAATATACTTATATTCAAAATTAGCATTGATAGTTAGAAGCATGAATTgtaaaacagtgtaaacagacctgctgctggcaCATGTTTGAGGTCTGATCCTGATAGATGTGGAGTCTGGGAGATTTCTTCCATAACATGGTTGCTCTTCTCCTCAGGACCTGGAGTTTCTGTCACACTGCTGTCAGATGGTAAAGGCAAAGACATGTCCAGAAGGGCATCATCTGAGGTTTGGTATGACAGAGATTTACTTGAGCTCTCTCTTGTGAGTTGGGGATCAACAGACTCcacaacactgtttttaaattgtgtgtCATCTTCGCTGAAATTTGTGGAGTGTTGTGAGGAAGATGATTTGGTGTAATTATCGTGTCCACCAATGGAGGACTCTGGTGGCTTGTTTTCACGCGACTCTGATGCTGTTGTGTCTTCTGAGGGTGAGTGGATTCTTTGGGTTTTCAGGAATGAAACTTTCTTTGTTCTCCCATGTTTTCCTTCATCATCTGAAAGCTGAAAGTCGTTGATTTTGGCTTTACTCTTGCCAGCCTTAAATGCATTAGTCCTCTTCTTTCTTGATTTGAGGAGTTCATTCaaaaaatctgtgaaatatAGAAATttagtaaatgaaaaaaacagacctAGAGGTacaacaattagtcaattaattaattagctgattgatagaaaattaattggcaatatacaaatattttaataatagttttagtcatctttaaagaaaaaacatcaacatttggtggttgcagcttctcaaatatgaggataGACTggatatttttggtttttggactgtaggtcggacaaaacaagacattggATGACATCACCTTAGCCACTGGGAAATTTTTACAGGCATTACATTTTAATAGTATGAGATATATCAGAGGTACGTatatgagaaaaataatcattgtatcaattgataatgaaatccattgttagttgcagcccgaAGATAGAGCCATCCATTAAACTGATGAATTTACAGgaagttgacaaaacaattgTGACTGAAAATCCTCTTGCTAGCTTTTTTCTcgagctttcaactgcatcacAACATCCCTCTCAAAGCAGGTGCTTGCTGGCCAAATGAGCAAATTCCATCCACTGAGCAAGAGTGAGAGATGTGGTTGGAAACTACAGATGTATATGAGTAGTAGACTGACAATGAGTTAAGATTTCTTAGTCACACAATTCCATCAGGGAGGTGTCTGATTGGTCCCAAATTaattctgcagcatgacaacaaTGCCAACCATACAACtagagtcataaagaactatcttcaAATACTAGAGGAACAAGTAGATCTGCAACAGTTGgtctggcccccacagagccttgaactcaacatcatggagtcagtctgggatcacatgaagatAAAGAAGACTCTGAGACAGTCTAaatccaggaggaggaggagctgtggaggagctgtggcaaattttccaaaatgtttggAACAACTTACCTGCAAAGTACCTTTGAGAAGTAACTTTGTGCAAGTACACCTGGGAGAATTGGTATTGTTTTAAAGCAAAAGGGTGGTCACACCAAATGAtgatttaatttagtttttttcccgTTTACTGCACTTATTATACACTTATTATTAACTATTCATagcattatttttgaaagcatccttGCTTTACTTTTAGTATTACTATTCCACAGCACTGTAAGTACCCCCTAGGGTACCCTAGAATGATTCATAGCTGCTTAAAAGGGAGAGACAATAAAGCACCCTAAATCTCGATCTTGTGTACGAACCAGTGTTGTATAGATATTTTGATGTTCTGCCATCTTACCATCGTCATCCTCATTGAAGTCATCAGAGTAGGAGTAGTGATCTGTTTTCGTTTTGCTTGCCCTGGCAGAGACAGCAGCCTGAAGTTCATCCTACAAAGACATAATTTCAGATTGACATGACACCTCATAAAAAGCTCTTCAGAAGGCTGTCGGTTTAACTACTCCACTCATTTCATCATTTCGCTTTTGGTAGGATATCCAGAGTAcatgcaatatttttttcttacctgAAATGTTGTTCTTTTCGATGTTTTCGGGCTTTTCGTGTAAGCCAGTGTGCTGAACCGCTGGTTTGACATCCTCAAAACTATAAACACGTTCCTCTGGTAGCGCTTACTgacattagcatgctagctaTTGTTCGTTAAGTTCACTGTAACAAGTAGACAGCTACTCGAGCTTCCCGTGCTACCATTGTGGTTATATCGCCATTGCGCAAAGTCTGACTGCCACATGATTATCGTCTGGTTCATTACATACCATACAGCTACATAAAATTTGTTATCGAAAGGCACACTCACATAGCTACAGCATGCTAGCTAACTTGTTGATGGTAACCCAGGGAAACCCGCTTCCACACTGCGCATGCTCAAAGAATACCAAAACAGATTGGACTTGGAGCGGCTGAGTGAAAtgaccatggatgtattataagaatataatataaatataataagttCTCGCAATACATCTATGGAAATGACTCATGCAGAATGGCCGAGGTTAGTATAATGTATATCATTCTGTACCAAttatttatgcattaatatgtacttttattttcttggtattacatcataatttatttgttgattatgttttatataattaatttgaATCTGCACAGTAACTAAAGTTACTGTTAGTTGTAGTTGTGTAAAGGAATgaagtagcagaaaatggaaacactcaTGAAAGGTAGGAGTTCCTCAAAGTTGTGCTTTAATatagtacttgagtaaatgtacttagtcaCTTTTCCCTACAGGCCCAGACAGAGCAAAGGAGTGAAGTTATCCTCAGTCTCGCATTAATACACCAGTGtattatactgacattttcaggtcttctacttaaataaaagtggaGATACCACAATTCTCCATTACAAGTCAAAATTTTGTGTTCCAAATTTTTCTAAAAGTATAGCGGTATCAACAGTTATGTGCAA contains:
- the map9 gene encoding microtubule-associated protein 9, whose product is MSNQRFSTLAYTKSPKTSKRTTFQDELQAAVSARASKTKTDHYSYSDDFNEDDDDFLNELLKSRKKRTNAFKAGKSKAKINDFQLSDDEGKHGRTKKVSFLKTQRIHSPSEDTTASESRENKPPESSIGGHDNYTKSSSSQHSTNFSEDDTQFKNSVVESVDPQLTRESSSKSLSYQTSDDALLDMSLPLPSDSSVTETPGPEEKSNHVMEEISQTPHLSGSDLKHVPAADSATEREPPRPKPRQRTLGLNLHAAEKPGEDTESQDLSRPQTSSASIPFSIDTSSNTAMRSCSPQWTDGDHAVSYSLSKSSTYRSDQSQPFTKSTVDSGSRDDFISDDSKEHGRKYSTSFEEFHEGSGDHSDRSVAQLSHTQEKSFDTRTSSSHSKTTHRSQSACSRNVESRYLGTLKVLDRKVSLQESQPQAADALRAAIYQEWLKKKKEKSRENMKLKKKEEILKEKKKREEEAKKEDAVASYEAWKEKKGESLKAKSKEKEDMIRKEQRASEEKEEKRQSAKQVFEKWKHEHDHLLKDKCRKQKEAENKLKLKKQEKEEERKRESKSAFSNWCEKKKDDLHDKVMMERKEIKNKAEEEQYMKEEQDKMALEVYENWLARKDLEQKRQREERRIKAILRDSPPPPWSPPNKTIPFRK